The following coding sequences lie in one Lolium perenne isolate Kyuss_39 chromosome 2, Kyuss_2.0, whole genome shotgun sequence genomic window:
- the LOC127329855 gene encoding ethylene-responsive transcription factor FZP-like gives MSTRSSSSGSGGGQTSQMMAFSEHSLPKPILGQPLPQLSPPSSPSERPAARGRRRTQEPGRFLGVRRRPWGRYAAEIRDPTTKERHWLGTFDTAQEAALAYDRAALSMKGAQARTNFVYAHTAYNNYPPFLAPFHHAQQPTYASSTNMQYGGQQHVSAAAPHIGSYHSHGGGGYQAGLTAGAGECSMPVASADHASPMDIRHSHSGHDFLFPSADDNSGYLSSVVPESCLRPRGGDMQQDARRYSVSDADAYGMGLREDVDDLAQMVAGFWGGADAASAYGGFVPTNGAGHDMVASSQGSDTGYSPFSFLSH, from the coding sequence ATGAGCactcgcagcagcagcagcggtagTGGCGGCGGCCAGACCTCCCAGATGATGGCGTTCTCGGAGCATTCGCTGCCGAAGCCGATCTTGGGCCAGCCGCTGCCTCAGCTGTCGCCACCATCATCGCCGAGCGAGAGGCCGGCTGCGCGTGGCCGGCGGCGCACGCAGGAGCCGGGGCGGTTCCTGGGCGTGCGGCGGCGTCCGTGGGGCCGGTACGCGGCGGAGATACGCGACCCGACGACGAAGGAGCGTCACTGGCTTGGCACCTTCGACACGGCGCAGGAGGCCGCCCTAGCCTACGACCGTGCCGCGCTCTCCATGAAGGGCGCCCAGGCGCGCACCAACTTCGTCTACGCGCACACCGCCTACAACAACTACCCGCCCTTCCTCGCGCCGTTCCACCACGCGCAGCAGCCCACATATGCGTCCTCGACGAACATGCAGTACGGCGGCCAGCAGCACGTGAGCGCGGCGGCGCCGCACATTGGCTCGTATCACagccacggcggcggcggctaccAGGCGGGTCTTACCGCCGGCGCTGGCGAGTGCTCCATGCCGGTGGCTAGTGCCGATCATGCCAGCCCGATGGACATACGTCACAGTCACAGCGGACACGACTTCCTCTTCCCCAGCGCGGACGACAACTCCGGGTACCTGAGCAGCGTGGTGCCGGAGAGCTGCCTCCGTCCTCGGGGCGGCGACATGCAGCAGGACGCGCGGCGGTACTCCGTGTCCGACGCCGACGCCTATGGGATGGGCCTCCGGGAAGACGTGGATGACCTGGCGCAGATGGTGGCCGGGTTTTGGGGCGGTGCCGACGCGGCGTCGGCGTACGGCGGGTTCGTCCCCACGAACGGTGCCGGCCACGACATGGTCGCCTCATCGCAGGGCTCGGACACCGGCTACTCCCCCTTCAGCTTCCTCTCCCACTGA